One Eubacteriales bacterium mix99 genomic window carries:
- a CDS encoding (2Fe-2S) ferredoxin domain-containing protein: MNVYVCVGSSCHLKGSYHIVRLMKEHMKKSGLADKVNLSASFCLGKCTDGVTIQVDDQIVCGVSSENFSDVFNKYILKGAEEDGNE, from the coding sequence ATGAACGTCTACGTTTGTGTCGGCAGTTCCTGCCATTTGAAGGGATCTTACCACATTGTCCGTCTGATGAAGGAACATATGAAGAAGAGCGGGCTGGCAGACAAAGTGAATCTGTCTGCCTCCTTTTGCCTGGGAAAATGCACCGACGGCGTCACCATCCAGGTGGACGACCAGATCGTATGCGGCGTCTCATCGGAAAACTTTTCGGATGTATTCAACAAATATATATTGAAAGGCGCAGAGGAAGACGGAAATGAGTAA